One window of Manihot esculenta cultivar AM560-2 chromosome 17, M.esculenta_v8, whole genome shotgun sequence genomic DNA carries:
- the LOC110607682 gene encoding LOW QUALITY PROTEIN: starch synthase 3, chloroplastic/amyloplastic (The sequence of the model RefSeq protein was modified relative to this genomic sequence to represent the inferred CDS: inserted 1 base in 1 codon) encodes MEVGLQVHKPLSCRAVFQERTLLNIKPFLGFFPRVKTSHFSNLTSGGNRYPIGGSSLHFIVAADFSKRRHRKISTAKSKRPPPKGFKPKKSAGASLLKRDAKNKGIKEVSIALESRQIVDPNKKILEIKPDIDEEQAIEFTEYKKVNKERTTKDASSISKKAFVAKSNQGMENGTVGSVECMSGPVDEITIEERQFGNSKSDSIVNENVGTDEKSTKDPSLKLKMEMEENSQKQEIEVLAEENFSRGNKLFVYPQLAKPDKYIQVYLNRSLSTLNNEPDVLIMGAFNEWRWKSFTMRLNKTHLKGDWWSCQVHVPKEAYKMDFVFFNGKNAYDNNDKRDFCIPIEVGMDAFPSDDFLLEEKCREQSERERRAEEQRQREEEKAASEADRAKAKVKTEKSQEILLQLMKNAARSVDNVWYIEPSEFHGGGLVQLYYNKSSGPLSHANDLWIHGGYNNWNDGLVFVEKLVKSERKEGDWWYANVVVPDQVLVLDWVFADGPPQSAIVYDNNQRQDFHAVVAKPIPEGLFSFEEEHQKHRKPQEERQLREEDIRAKAARTTRMKAERKERTLKRFLLYQKHILYTDPLDVQAGTAVTIFYNPANTILNGKSEVWIRCSFNHWTHHNGPLPPQKMLPADNGSHVKSTVKVPLDAYMMDLVFSEREDGGIFDNGDGMDYHIPVFGGTVKEPPMHIVHVAVEMAPIAKVGGLGDVITGISRAVQDLNHSVDIILPKYDCLNLSHVKDFYHQKSYSWGGTEIKVWYGKVEGLSVYFLEPVNGMFSTGCIYGCRNDSERFGFFCHAALEFLLQNELHPDIIHCHDWSSAPVAWLFKDHYMDYGLSKARVVFTIHNLEFGAGHIAKAMAYSDKSTTVSPTYSKEVAGNPAVSPHLRKFHGILNGIDPDIWDPYNDEFIPVSYISENVVEGXRAAKEALQQRSRLKKADIPLVGIITRLTHQKGIHLIKHAIWQTLDRHGQVVLLGSAPDPRVQRDFENLASQLHSSHSDRARLFLTYDEPLSHLIYAGADFILVPSMFEPCGLAQLTAMRYGAIPVVRKTGGLYDTVFDVDHDKERSQAKGLEPNGFNFGGADAAGIDYALNRAISVWFEDREWFNSLCKTVMEQDWSWNKPALDYMELYHAARK; translated from the exons ATGGAAGTGGGTTTGCAGGTGCATAAACCGCTCAGTTGCAGAGCTGTCTTTCAGGAGAGAACCCTTCTCAACATCAAGCCGTTTCTTGGCTTTTTTCCTCGCGTTAAAACCAGCCATTTTTCAAAT CTTACTTCAGGAGGCAACAGGTACCCTATAGGTGGGAGTTCACTTCACTTTATTGTTGCTGCAG ATTTTTCTAAGAGGAGACACAGGAAGATTTCAACTGCAAAATCTAAAAGACCTCCTCCAAAAGGATTCAAACCAAAAAAGTCAGCAGGAGCAAGCCTCCTGAAGAGGGATGCAAAGAACAAAGGAATTAAAGAGGTTTCAATTGCTCTAGAATCTCGTCAGATTGTGGATCCCAACAAGAAAATCCTTGAAATTAAACCTGATATAGACGAAGAACAGGCAATTGAATTTACTGAGTATAAGAAAGTTAACAAAGAAAGGACAACAAAAGATGCATCATCAATTAGCAAAAAGGCGTTTGTTGCCAAAAGCAATCAAGGTATGGAAAATGGAACTGTTGGTAGTGTTGAATGTATGTCTGGACCAGTTGATGAAATTACCATAGAGGAGAGGCAGTTTGGCAACTCAAAGAGTGATAGCATTGTAAATGAAAATGTTGGAACTGATGAAAAATCGACCAAAGATCCTTCTCTAAAATTAAAGATGGAAATGGAAGAAAACTCGCAGAAACAAGAAATTGAGGTGCTTGCTGAGGAGAATTTCTCAAGGGGTAACAAGTTGTTTGTTTATCCCCAGTTGGCGAAACCTGATAAATATATACAAGTATACCTTAATAGGAGTCTATCCACTCTGAATAATGAGCCAGATGTGCTCATTATGGGAGCCTTTAATGAGTGGAGATGGAAATCTTTTACCATGAGGTTGAACAAGACTCATTTGAAAGGGGATTGGTGGTCTTGCCAGGTTCATGTTCCAAAAGAAGCATACAAGATGGATTTTGTCTTCTTTAATGGAAAAAATGCATATGACAACAATGACAAAAGAGATTTCTGCATACCTATAGAAGTTGGAATGGATGCATTTCCATCTGATGATTTTTTGCTTGAAGAAAAATGTAGGGAGCAATCTGAGAGAGAAAGACGAGCAGAAGAGCAGAGgcaaagagaagaagagaaggctGCAAGTGAAGCTGACAGAGCCAAGGCAAAGGTCAAAACTGAAAAGAGCCAGGAAATATTGCTCCAGTTGATGAAAAATGCTGCAAGATCCGTTGATAATGTTTGGTATATTGAGCCGAGTGAGTTTCATGGTGGAGGCCTGGTCCAGTTATATTATAACAAAAGCTCAGGTCCTCTTTCTCATGCTAATGACCTCTGGATTCATGGGGGATATAATAATTGGAATGATGGATTGGTCTTTGTGGAAAAGCTTGTCAAATCTGAGAGAAAGGAGGGTGACTGGTGGTATGCTAATG TGGTTGTACCTGATCAAGTCCTTGTTTTGGATTGGGTCTTTGCTGATGGACCACCTCAGAGTGCAATAGTATATGATAACAATCAAAGGCAAGATTTCCACGCGGTTGTTGCAAAGCCCATTCCTGAAGGATTGTTTTCGTTTGAGGAAGAACACCAGAAACACAGAAAACCACAAGAGGAGAGGCAGTTAAGAGAGGAGGATATACGTGCCAAG GCAGCAAGAACAACACGTATGAAAGCTGAAAGGAAGGAGAGAACTTTGAAAAGGTTTCTATTGTATCAAAAGCATATACTCTATACTGATCCTCTTGATGTTCAGGCTGGAACTGCCGTCACAATTTTCTATAATCCTGCTAACACCATTCTGAATGGTAAATCTGAAGTTTGGATCAGATGTTCATTTAACCATTGGACCCACCACAATGGTCCACTGCCACCTCAGAAGATGTTGCCTGCAGATAATGGTTCTCATGTCAAATCCACTG TCAAGGTACCCTTAGATGCATACATGATGGATCTTGTATTCTCGGAGAGGGAAGATGGTGGAATTTTTGACAACGGAGATGGCATGGATTACCACATACCTGTATTTGGAGGAACTGTGAAAGAGCCACCAATGCACATTGTGCATGTTGCTGTTGAAATGGCCCCAATTGCAAAG GTAGGAGGACTTGGAGATGTTATTACTGGTATTTCTCGTGCTGTACAAGATTTAAATCACAGTGTCGACATCATTCTTCCAAAGTATGACTGTTTAAACCTTAGCCAT GTAAAGGACTTTTATCATCAGAAAAGTTATTCCTGGGGTGGGACGGAAATAAAAGTATGGTATGGAAAGGTGGAAGGCCTTTCTGTCTACTTCTTGGAGCCTGTGAATGG GATGTTTTCGACTGGTTGCATATATGGCTGCCGAAATGATAGTGAGCGGTTTGGTTTCTTTTGTCATGCAGCTCTTGAGTTTTTACTACAAAATGAATTACATCCT GATATTATCCATTGCCATGATTGGTCTAGTGCTCCAGTTGCATGGTTGTTTAAGGACCATTATATGGATTATGGACTTAGCAAAGCTCGGGTTGTCTTCACAATCCACAACCTTGAATTTGGGGCAGGACACATTGCAAAAGCCATGGCATATTCTGACAAGTCCACAACT GTATCCCCCACATATTCAAAGGAGGTTGCTGGAAATCCTGCAGTTTCTCCTCATCTCCGCAAGTTCCATGGAATACTGAATGGAATTGACCCAGATATATGGGATCCTTATAACGATGAGTTCATTCCT GTTTCCTACATATCTGAGAATGTTGTTGAAG AAAGAGCAGCCAAGGAAGCTTTGCAGCAGAGGTCTAGATTAAAGAAAGCTGATATCCCTTTAGTAGGGATTATCACTCGCCTAACCCATCAGAAAGGAATTCATCTCATCAAGCATGCAATTTGGCAAACTTTAGATCGCCATGGACAG GTCGTATTACTTGGTTCAGCTCCAGATCCTCGCGTCCAACGTGATTTTGAGAATTTGGCCAGCCAGTTGCATTCTTCACATAGTGATCGTGCTCGCCTTTTTTTGACCTATGATGAGCCACTATCACACTTA ATATATGCAGGCGCTGATTTCATTCTAGTCCCATCAATGTTTGAGCCTTGTGGACTGGCCCAACTTACAGCTATGAGATATGGTGCGATACCTGTTGTTCGAAAAACTGGAG GACTTTATGACACAGTGTTTGATGTTGACCATGATAAAGAGAGATCACAAGCAAAAGGTCTTGAGCCAAATGGATTTAATTTTGGTGGAGCCGATGCTGCTGGAATTGATTATGCTTTAAATAG GGCAATTTCTGTTTGGTTTGAGGATCGAGAGTGGTTTAACTCATTATGTAAAACCGTGATGGAGCAAGACTGGTCTTGGAATAAGCCTGCTCTTGATTACATGGAGCTTTACCATGCTGCAAGGAAgtga